From one Streptomyces sp. NBC_01478 genomic stretch:
- a CDS encoding FAD-dependent monooxygenase, whose amino-acid sequence MSGDVRAQVVVVGGGPVGLLVACELAGYGVRTVVVEERGGVSARPKATTLHARAVQSLVRRGHLAGLPGGRAAPAATRCGFHFAGMPGLDMCAPALEPPPVLKCEQEQLERHFEMRARAAGVVILRGLRVTGVRQGPEGVRVTAQGRRGAVTCTARYAVGADGARSTVREQAGFACRSYPATVSALAGDVLLEEPGALRPGWHRTERGWIVVKNVTEPQAVTQTGAAMETGAVTGAEAVGEAGGGVAGGGGVPSGAVRLRTLNCSGAHRGRQVPPTLEELRREVAWITGREVAMGRARWLSRFSDFSRITRSYRAGRILLAGDAAHVHFPIGGQGLSAGVLDALNLGWKLALAVRGAAAPGLLDTYDLERRPAAQRVIDNTRAQLALMRPDAGLDPLRTLFGELLARGGEGEGGVLASMVSAQDTVLPARAPDPSPWEGRFLPNTELATGQGRTDVIGLLAAGRPLLLLSDADGGGRWEAQARPWAGLLRVVRVQGPAALPGGAVLVRPDGYVAWAAGAGPLAPALGAYFRRDAGREQEQPDTPATGTAPATGSGAAAGTATRRRDTGADTDTDTDTDADTDTDAGAGAGVVAGVGAGAGDAAPGAVR is encoded by the coding sequence ATGTCGGGTGACGTGCGGGCGCAGGTGGTGGTCGTGGGCGGGGGGCCGGTGGGGCTGCTGGTGGCGTGTGAGCTGGCGGGGTACGGGGTGCGCACGGTGGTGGTGGAGGAGCGGGGCGGGGTGTCGGCCCGGCCCAAGGCGACCACGCTGCACGCCCGGGCGGTGCAGAGCCTGGTGCGGCGAGGGCATCTGGCCGGCCTGCCCGGGGGGCGGGCGGCGCCGGCGGCGACGCGCTGCGGGTTCCATTTCGCGGGGATGCCCGGGCTGGACATGTGCGCGCCGGCCCTGGAGCCGCCGCCGGTCCTCAAGTGCGAGCAGGAGCAGTTGGAACGGCATTTCGAGATGCGGGCGCGGGCGGCCGGTGTGGTGATCCTGCGCGGCCTGCGGGTGACCGGAGTGCGCCAGGGGCCGGAGGGGGTACGGGTCACGGCCCAGGGGCGCCGGGGGGCGGTGACCTGCACGGCCCGTTACGCGGTGGGCGCGGACGGGGCGCGCAGCACGGTGCGCGAGCAGGCGGGCTTCGCCTGCCGCAGCTACCCGGCCACGGTCTCCGCGCTGGCCGGCGACGTACTCCTGGAGGAGCCCGGCGCCCTGCGCCCGGGCTGGCACCGCACCGAACGCGGCTGGATCGTCGTCAAGAACGTCACGGAGCCTCAGGCCGTCACGCAGACCGGGGCCGCTATGGAGACCGGGGCCGTCACGGGGGCCGAGGCCGTCGGGGAGGCCGGGGGCGGCGTCGCGGGGGGCGGGGGTGTGCCGTCCGGTGCGGTCCGTCTGCGGACCCTCAACTGCTCGGGTGCGCACCGCGGGCGGCAGGTGCCGCCCACCCTGGAGGAACTGCGCCGGGAGGTCGCCTGGATCACCGGGCGGGAGGTCGCGATGGGGCGGGCGCGCTGGCTGAGCCGGTTCAGCGACTTCAGCCGTATCACCCGCTCCTACCGTGCGGGGCGGATCCTGCTGGCGGGGGACGCGGCCCATGTCCACTTCCCGATCGGCGGCCAGGGCTTGAGCGCGGGTGTGCTGGACGCCCTCAACCTCGGCTGGAAACTGGCCCTGGCCGTCCGCGGCGCCGCGGCGCCGGGCCTGCTGGACACCTACGACCTGGAACGCCGCCCCGCCGCGCAGCGGGTCATCGACAACACCCGCGCCCAGCTCGCCCTGATGCGCCCGGACGCCGGCCTGGACCCGCTGCGCACCCTGTTCGGCGAGCTGCTGGCACGGGGCGGGGAGGGCGAGGGCGGGGTGCTGGCCTCGATGGTCAGCGCCCAGGACACGGTGCTGCCCGCGCGCGCCCCCGATCCCTCGCCCTGGGAGGGACGGTTCCTGCCCAACACCGAACTGGCCACCGGGCAGGGCCGCACCGACGTGATCGGCCTGCTGGCCGCCGGCCGGCCGCTGCTCCTGCTGTCCGACGCGGACGGCGGCGGCCGCTGGGAGGCGCAGGCACGGCCGTGGGCCGGGCTGCTGCGGGTGGTGCGGGTCCAGGGGCCGGCCGCCCTGCCGGGCGGGGCGGTCCTGGTGCGGCCGGACGGATACGTCGCCTGGGCGGCCGGCGCCGGCCCCCTCGCCCCCGCCCTCGGCGCCTACTTCCGCCGGGACGCCGGCCGGGAACAGGAGCAGCCGGACACCCCCGCCACCGGGACGGCCCCCGCCACCGGGAGCGGGGCGGCCGCCGGCACCGCGACGCGGCGGCGGGACACAGGTGCGGACACGGACACGGACACGGACACGGATGCGGACACGGACACGGATGCGGGTGCGGGTGCGGGTGTGGTGGCCGGAGTGGGGGCGGGGGCGGGGGATGCGGCGCCGGGCGCGGTCAGGTGA
- a CDS encoding ScbR family autoregulator-binding transcription factor, which yields MQDRAILTRQAILAAAAGVFEERGYRAATISEILARAGVTRGALYFHFPSKEDLAEGVIREQDGRLPAVGPECAVQQLVDTVVLHAHRLRTDPVVRAGARLALDQQAEGLDRGGSFRRWGEVGTGLLEQARERGELLPHVVPAQTAGVLVGAFAGIQALSRSLSGYQDLPRRVTGLLRHVLPSVVIPPVLAAVDLSETRGARVQEQLHDTVGVPGQAPLT from the coding sequence ATGCAGGACCGGGCGATCCTCACCCGCCAGGCGATCCTCGCCGCGGCGGCCGGGGTCTTCGAGGAACGCGGCTACCGGGCCGCGACGATCAGCGAGATCCTCGCCCGGGCGGGGGTGACCCGCGGTGCGCTCTACTTCCATTTCCCCTCCAAGGAGGATCTGGCGGAGGGGGTGATCCGCGAGCAGGACGGCCGGCTGCCCGCGGTGGGCCCCGAGTGCGCCGTCCAGCAACTGGTGGACACCGTGGTCCTGCACGCCCACCGGCTGCGCACCGACCCGGTGGTCCGGGCCGGTGCGCGGCTCGCGCTCGACCAGCAGGCCGAGGGGCTCGACCGCGGCGGATCCTTCCGGCGCTGGGGCGAGGTCGGCACCGGCCTGCTGGAACAGGCGCGGGAGCGCGGCGAGCTGCTGCCGCACGTGGTGCCGGCCCAGACCGCGGGCGTCCTGGTGGGGGCCTTCGCCGGAATCCAGGCCCTCTCCCGGTCCCTGTCCGGCTACCAGGACCTGCCGCGCCGGGTCACCGGCCTGCTGCGGCACGTGCTGCCGTCCGTCGTGATCCCCCCGGTGCTGGCCGCGGTGGACCTCTCCGAGACCAGGGGCGCCCGGGTCCAGGAGCAGCTCCACGACACGGTCGGCGTGCCGGGGCAGGCCCCCCTCACCTGA
- a CDS encoding NAD(P)H-binding protein codes for MVLVTGATGTVGGEVVRALPAGLRVRVMTRDPAKAAGVFPGAETVAGDYTDPPSLAGALHGVRTAFLVTARVDGGDDAAFVAAAVKAGVRRVVKLSAAAVLDPGADDLLTRRQRANEDLLRGCGLQWTLLRPRAFMSNSLSWAAPVRRERTVRALYGTSPNACVDPRDIAEVAVRALTEDGHAGRAYTLTGPQALTAAGQTRELGRLLGIPLRFQELTPDQARAALSGRYPPPVVEALLASAERQRAGAKAHVEDTVRTLTGHPARSFRTWARDHLEAFTPPPDEPGPHPQTP; via the coding sequence GTGGTCCTGGTGACGGGCGCGACGGGGACGGTGGGAGGGGAAGTGGTCCGCGCCCTGCCCGCGGGCCTGCGGGTGCGGGTCATGACCAGGGACCCGGCGAAGGCCGCGGGGGTCTTCCCGGGGGCGGAGACGGTCGCCGGGGACTACACCGACCCGCCGTCGCTGGCCGGGGCCCTGCACGGTGTGCGCACGGCGTTCCTGGTCACCGCCCGCGTCGACGGCGGCGACGACGCGGCCTTCGTCGCGGCCGCGGTGAAGGCCGGGGTGCGGCGGGTGGTGAAACTCTCCGCGGCGGCCGTCCTGGACCCCGGGGCCGACGACCTCCTCACCCGCCGGCAGCGCGCGAACGAGGACCTGCTGCGCGGCTGCGGCCTGCAGTGGACCCTGCTGCGCCCGCGCGCGTTCATGTCCAACTCCCTGTCCTGGGCGGCCCCCGTCCGCCGCGAGCGCACCGTCCGCGCGCTGTACGGGACCTCGCCCAACGCCTGCGTGGACCCCCGCGACATCGCCGAGGTCGCGGTACGGGCCCTGACCGAGGACGGCCACGCCGGACGCGCCTACACCCTGACCGGACCGCAGGCCCTGACCGCCGCCGGCCAGACCCGCGAGCTGGGCCGGCTGCTCGGCATCCCGCTGCGCTTTCAGGAACTGACCCCTGATCAGGCCCGCGCCGCGCTGAGCGGACGCTACCCGCCCCCGGTCGTCGAAGCCCTCCTGGCGAGCGCGGAACGCCAGCGGGCCGGCGCCAAGGCCCACGTCGAGGACACCGTCCGCACCCTGACCGGCCACCCGGCCCGCTCCTTCCGGACCTGGGCCCGGGACCACCTCGAAGCCTTCACCCCGCCCCCGGACGAACCCGGCCCCCACCCACAGACGCCGTAA
- a CDS encoding IS110 family transposase, producing the protein MNDNDDIGVILGLDVGKSTHHGHGLTPAGKKVFDKPLPNTEPKLRDVFEKLKAKFGTVLVIVDQPASIGALPLTVARDAGCKVAYLPGLSMRRIADLYPGEAKTDARDAAVIADAARTLPHTLRSLEATDEITAELTVLVGFDQDLAAEATRTSNRIRGLLTQFHPSLERVLGPRLDHQAVTWLLERYGSPAALRKAGRRKLVEVIRPKAPRMAQRLIDDVFDALDEQTVVVPGTGTLDIVIPSLARSLGAVHEQRRATEAQITVLLEDHPLSKVLTSLPGVGVRTAATLLVTVGDGTSFPTSAHLASYAGLAPTTTSSGTSIHGEHAPRGGNRQLKRAMFLSAFAALHDPASRTYYDKCRARGKTHTQALLRLARQRINVLFAMLRDGTFYEPRTPRLA; encoded by the coding sequence GTGAACGACAACGACGACATAGGCGTCATCCTCGGCCTGGACGTCGGCAAGAGCACCCATCACGGACACGGACTCACCCCGGCCGGCAAGAAGGTCTTCGACAAACCCCTGCCCAACACCGAGCCGAAACTGCGGGACGTCTTCGAGAAGCTGAAGGCCAAGTTCGGCACCGTCCTGGTGATCGTCGACCAGCCCGCCTCCATCGGCGCCCTGCCACTGACGGTGGCCCGGGATGCCGGCTGCAAGGTCGCCTACCTGCCGGGCCTGTCGATGCGGCGGATCGCCGATCTCTACCCGGGCGAGGCCAAAACCGACGCCCGCGACGCGGCCGTGATCGCCGACGCCGCCCGCACCCTGCCGCACACACTGCGCTCGCTGGAGGCGACCGACGAGATCACCGCCGAACTCACGGTCCTCGTCGGCTTCGACCAGGATCTGGCGGCCGAGGCCACCCGCACCTCCAACCGGATCCGCGGCCTGCTCACCCAGTTCCACCCCAGCCTCGAGCGGGTCCTGGGACCGCGTCTGGACCATCAGGCTGTGACCTGGCTGCTGGAACGCTACGGATCCCCTGCCGCTCTGCGAAAAGCCGGACGCCGCAAGCTGGTTGAGGTGATCCGGCCCAAGGCCCCCAGGATGGCCCAGCGGCTGATCGACGACGTCTTCGACGCACTCGACGAACAGACCGTCGTCGTTCCCGGCACCGGCACCCTCGACATCGTGATCCCCTCCCTGGCCCGCTCGCTCGGAGCCGTCCACGAACAACGCCGGGCCACAGAAGCCCAGATCACAGTCCTGCTGGAGGATCACCCTCTTTCGAAGGTCCTGACGTCGCTGCCCGGCGTCGGCGTCAGGACCGCCGCCACCCTGCTGGTCACCGTCGGCGACGGCACCAGTTTCCCCACCTCCGCCCACCTGGCCTCCTACGCCGGCCTCGCCCCGACCACGACGTCGTCGGGCACCTCCATCCACGGCGAACACGCGCCACGAGGCGGCAACCGGCAACTCAAACGCGCGATGTTCCTCTCCGCGTTCGCCGCCCTGCACGATCCCGCCTCCCGCACCTACTACGACAAATGCCGGGCCCGAGGGAAAACCCACACACAAGCCCTCCTCCGCCTCGCCCGCCAACGCATCAACGTCCTGTTCGCGATGCTCCGCGACGGCACCTTCTACGAACCCAGAACCCCACGCCTCGCTTGA